The Neodiprion lecontei isolate iyNeoLeco1 chromosome 6, iyNeoLeco1.1, whole genome shotgun sequence sequence CTAGGTTAATATGATTTATCTAGTTAAATGGAAATGTTGCATGAAATTCTTATTGTTTCTAATAAATTGATAACATTATTAGCATCAATTCTAATTCCTTTCTCTATGACTCAAACAGATCTGTATCAGGATATGTTTTGCGCACTGTTTCAACCCAAAATATTGATGGCAGTGATAGATGTAATAAGTGAGCACACTCCAAACTTGGAAGCACTAAACTTGGACGGcaataaattgcaaaatattgaCAGACTTGGTACTCAACTGCACACAAAATTACCAAATCTGTCGATATTACACCTTAGCAATAATCGAGTGAGTACTTTGCAAATCGTTAATGTATATGATGCCGATAAATAACTTTGTAGATATCTTAGCACTCGACTGAATCTTAGTTCgtaaggaaaaagaatttacatcaattttcaGTATATTTACTTCTCATACAGATTCGAGATTTGAAAGCAATCGATGGACTGAAGCAATTAAAGCTGAAAGAACTTCGATTGTTAGGTAATCCCTTATGTGACAAATACAAACAGTGGCCAGAGGAATTTATCAGGTAACTTCTTCAACAATTTTAGCTTTAATAACTTGCAAGCAATACTATTCAGTTTGTGATATTTGACACCGTTAGATATTCATAGTGTTTTACTTTATCTGTTTCTGTATTAACATTGGCTGCTCCTGGTTTTTGTCTTCGACTACTAAAGCGATATTCGGAAACGATTTCCAAAACTCCTAAAATTGGTAAGTCCTAAATATGGTTTCAAGACgacgaattattttttgagtTTTTGTAACgtttattatgaaattgttgatgatacaaaaaaaaataataatttttataaataggATGACATGAACCTTCCACCTCCAATTGGATTTGAGATAGCAGCAGATGAAGATGCATCAAAACTGCCAGTATCTCAACGAGTATTTTCAATAACTAATGAAACTCGTCAAGTGGCTGATGCATTCCTTCATCAATATTTCCTCATTTTCGATAGCAATAACCGTCAACCGCTGCTCAATGCATATGATGAACAAGCATCATTTAGTTTAACTATTGCGTGTAAACACGACAATTTAAACAGGTACTTACGTAAGCAATCAGCATTATAATATTCTTAAGTGAGACCTGCTATTTTCCTgtgattaatcaattattaatttatcaatGCCAACAGGTTTAAAGAGTACCTGCCACACAACAGAAATTTATTCAGAGTGAACGATCAGGAAAGAAGACTAAAATTATTGAAGCAAGGCAGATTAACTattgtttcgtttttatcgGAGATCCCAAAAACAAAGCATTGTTTCAACAGCTTTTCCATGGACATTAGTCTTTGCTCggtaaaatataatacaaaatgcgtattttttaatttcagaatGCTCAAAACACCTAAACCAATTAACTCATAGTAATGAAGTGTcgttatgtatttatttttcaattaaaatcgCACGgataattctttgaaaaactGATTCCTTTGTTGTGTACCAGGGTGTCAACCACCGTTAATTTAACGATAAATTTCACACGTTGCAGGAAGTGGCGATGATAGTCATGATAACTGGGGTTTTCCAAGAAGTGGAAACTGATAAAAAACCACTACGTTATTTCAGCCGAAGCTTGCTCATAGTTCCCCAGGGATCGGGGTTTTGTATTCGCAATGAACAATTGCATATAAACGAGCCGACAGATGAACAAAAAAAGCAGGCTCTAACAGAGATTTCTGCTGACAATAGTAATGCAAGAGTAACAGAATCCAGTGAACCAGTAGTAGCTCAACAAGATCTGCATCTGCAAATGGCTATGGCTCTTAGCCAACAGTCTGGTATGAACCTGGAATGGAGTAGGGAGTGCCTAACCAAAGTGCAATGGAACTTTGACATGGCTCTCGCAGCGTTTAAGAAGTTTCATGAATTGGGACAAGTTCCTCCGCAAGCatttcagaaataaatttgcaaCATTCGGTTCAATGAGACAGCTTAGTTTAACTTATATTAATGAAAATCTTATTCCATTCAAATCATGTTTGTATATACAATCCGTacgtatttaaataaatatacgtttTCTATGACCGTTTAATGACTTTCCGTGAGTTTTGAAACACCTCCATCATTCCCGAGTTAGTTCAATACGGCAGTAAACGCATGTCTCATTCATTCCCGACATTTTCGCGCCAAAGACTACTTTCAGTTCCGAGGAGGTACCCAAGACGCAGGCTGTCACGAGGAGGTTAGTTATCCGTACAGTCAAAGAATACCATTTTTCATCATGTTTAAACACGTGGAATTACCCAAATCAGTTACTTAATTGTCATAACGAAGCTGGCAACTGTTTAGCAGTGAAATTCGAGAATGAACTCTTCAGTTTAAAccgtataaaaattgtcgagTTATTTGTACCAATTCGTGTATCGTGAATCCATCGCCGAACAAAGAGCAGACCCACCATAATTTCTAAAACTCTGACACAACGTTGTTGATGTCCCGGAATTACTCGGCagtgaataataattctcgaaaaaatttgagtaattttaTTGCCATGCaatttcataatcatttttcaatgttaaatgttgaaaaagtACGCGATATTATAACCTCACTTTTCTAGGAAACTACAACCGCATATAAAAAtactataaaaatttgtacagtAACTTATCCTTCGATCACCTGTAATAGGAAAAACAGCattacatttgaataaatgatcCCAGTAACTCCACTGTTAACAGCTGTCACTGTCACAAAAACATTCAGACGAAATATTCACGTCATTTTGTTTCATTGCAAAAAGGTGAGTCGTGACGTATTTGTAAGTATTGATTACCCATCAATAAATTGAAGTTCAAGTTGATCCTACACTTTtgtcaataataattttagaGAAATGAAATATCCCCTCTCAACGTGcatattaaatttatacaaagATTCAGCCTGTCTTGACGCACTGTTTACTTGTTTAGGTTTATCATATGACGACAATACCATTGAAAcatttattgataaaaaatcttAACAAGGAAGCATCAGGTGTGGAAGCCCTATTTTCGACATACGTCGATTTAATAGAATCTAATGCGAGTGAAAGTACGCAcagagaatttgaaaaatccatTATGGAGCCGTACCTAAACACATGTTATGGATCATCAAGCGATCATCGATCATATGACGCAAGCACTGTCACCTTTAAAGATGCTCTGAAAAATCATGAAAGTACTTCGTCAACACCTACAAACCCAGATCTTAATACGATGCCTACAAATGATATCTGTAGAGTGCAACAAAATTACAAAGCAATGCGAACATGGAGAAAGGTCGGCAGAGGTTTGTACCTTAAGATGTATTAGGTAACAATTGATATTCTCAATCTTACTGCTAATTGttcaattgtttaaaaaaGTATATACGTATTAATTAAATTGTCTTATGATTGTGAAGGTAAGTCAGTTCGTTTTAGCTGTCGAACTAGTGaagattttaatatttcaatgcTGTTTCTCAGATATGTAAGCTGATATCATGAAAGTAGAGAAATGAAGATATCCCAGATTTCTTTTCCATCCTAATTACAAATAATCAAACCATGGTTTGTTTCAGGACGAAACTTACCAAactctgagaaaaattgtgtCATTAGActattttcttacaatatttTGGCTCAGTATCTTTTAGAAATGCACAGTTACTTATATAAGCATCATAATCAGCGCACTCTCGAATGGGAAACTCGTAAGAAATTACTGATACAAGAAATATTGGAAGCTCAGGCTA is a genomic window containing:
- the LOC107218210 gene encoding nuclear RNA export factor 1, which codes for MPRKNSKGRGWNNHQPQQRRDNSERRQYYGHDDRTLYSDRDSAPRVSFKTSRIGKGGRGERHNRDRQRDLEAGLRRHLDDDAEMSNEVRQNRGRSGVAWRGNARGMGRPRTRRNSPVPPRGVDDHRYRNLQAAPANCYKVHISNTSTFNKEYLLDVLTSYLTPDTFIPIMYKFEGNDVTFYVDEFTIANKLLKADRQILANNGSKLTIKVRPYFPPAKVDQQFKDRIKIAVVKRYVAASALDLSQFHRDKDLYQDMFCALFQPKILMAVIDVISEHTPNLEALNLDGNKLQNIDRLGTQLHTKLPNLSILHLSNNRIRDLKAIDGLKQLKLKELRLLGNPLCDKYKQWPEEFISDIRKRFPKLLKLDDMNLPPPIGFEIAADEDASKLPVSQRVFSITNETRQVADAFLHQYFLIFDSNNRQPLLNAYDEQASFSLTIACKHDNLNRFKEYLPHNRNLFRVNDQERRLKLLKQGRLTIVSFLSEIPKTKHCFNSFSMDISLCSEVAMIVMITGVFQEVETDKKPLRYFSRSLLIVPQGSGFCIRNEQLHINEPTDEQKKQALTEISADNSNARVTESSEPVVAQQDLHLQMAMALSQQSGMNLEWSRECLTKVQWNFDMALAAFKKFHELGQVPPQAFQK